TAGAAGAGTCGTTATCTCTCGTTGAAAAAGAGTCTGACTTGATAAAAAAGGCACTAAAAAAATATAAAGGTAAACGTAAATTAGCAGCGCAGGAGCTAGGAATTTCTGAGCGCACATTATACAGGAAAATAAAAGACCTCAATTTGAGTTAATAACTTATAAAGGGACTTGACATAAAAAAAGAAGGTTTAGAACCTTTAAAATTTTTAAGACTAAACAGATGAATAAAGCGATAAGATCATTGATATTACTAATACCTTTGATTTTTTTTCAGCAATCGTGTGGAATTTATAAACTCAATGGAGCCTCCATTCCTGAAGGAATGAACACCTTCAATGTAGAAATCTTTGAAAATTCTGCACCAATTGTTGTCCCATATTTAAGTCAGGAGCTCACAGAGTCGTTGAAAGAACGCATCCGCAGTCAGTCGAGATTAAATCAAGTCAGTAACGGAGAGGCAGACGCCGCATTTGAAGGACGAATTACGGGTTATAGCATTGCTCCTGCGGCTGTTGGTGGACAAAACGATATGGCTCAGGCAAATCGCC
This Olivibacter sp. SDN3 DNA region includes the following protein-coding sequences:
- a CDS encoding LptE family protein → MNKAIRSLILLIPLIFFQQSCGIYKLNGASIPEGMNTFNVEIFENSAPIVVPYLSQELTESLKERIRSQSRLNQVSNGEADAAFEGRITGYSIAPAAVGGQNDMAQANRLTISVNVKYVDNINPDNSFEQTFTRFKDFRDAIQSQEQQLIRDINLMLTEDIFNRAFANW